A window of the Brassica napus cultivar Da-Ae chromosome A2, Da-Ae, whole genome shotgun sequence genome harbors these coding sequences:
- the LOC111208938 gene encoding uncharacterized protein LOC111208938, which translates to MGRNTWCWFMNNNIRHIKTLTRYEVKEEEAALIFPKDPPWFKAWMVPVIMVFVFFIVAIVGICRRCRNCRRGENSPSIHPISQTT; encoded by the coding sequence ATGGGAAGAAACACATGGTGTTGGTTTATGAACAACAATATAAGACACATCAAAACTTTGACAAGGTATGaagttaaagaagaagaagctgcatTGATCTTCCCAAAAGATCCTCCATGGTTCAAGGCATGGATGGTTCCAGTGATaatggtttttgttttctttatcgTCGCTATTGTAGGAATTTGTCGACGTTGTCGAAATTGTCGCCGTGGTGAAAATTCTCCCAGCATCCATCCTATCTCGCAGACCACATAA